Proteins encoded together in one Camelina sativa cultivar DH55 chromosome 9, Cs, whole genome shotgun sequence window:
- the LOC104713685 gene encoding probable signal peptidase complex subunit 1 codes for MDWQGQKLVEQLMQILLVISGVVALVVGYTTESFRTMMLIYAGGVVLTTLVTVPNWPFYNHHPLKWLDPSEAEKHPKPEVVSVASKKKFSKK; via the coding sequence ATGGATTGGCAAGGGCAGAAACTGGTAGAGCAGCTGATGCAGATCTTACTGGTGATCTCCGGCGTAGTCGCGTTGGTTGTTGGATACACAACGGAGTCGTTCAGGACGATGATGCTGATCTACGCAGGTGGTGTTGTTCTCACGACTCTGGTCACTGTACCTAATTGGCCTTTCTACAATCATCATCCTCTCAAGTGGTTAGATCCGAGCGAGGCCGAGAAGCATCCCAAACCAGAAGTTGTTTCCGTTGCTTCTAAGAAGAAGTTTTCTAAGAAATAG
- the LOC104713684 gene encoding peroxidase 17, translating to MSLLHHLILYLTLLTVVKGDILRPRFYSKTCPEAESIVRSEMKKSMMREARSVASVMRLQFHDCFVNGCDASVLLDDTPNMLGEKLALSNINSLRSFEVIDNIKEALEKACPGTVSCADIVIMASRDAVALTGGPNWEVKLGRKDSLTASQKDSDDIMPSPRANATYLIDLFQRFNLSVKDMVALSGSHSIGQARCFSIMFRLYNQSGSGKPDPALEPGYRTKLDKLCPLSVDQNVTGDLDATPHVFDNMYFKDLVSGRGFLNSDQTLYTTPETREYVKMFSEDQGEFFKAFQEGMVKMGDLQSGRPGEIRSNCRVANRRPIDAWLVS from the exons atgtctcttcttcaccatctcatCCTTTACCTAACACTCTTGACGGTGGTAAAAGGAGACATTCTCCGGCCAAGATTCTACAGCAAGACATGCCCTGAAGCTGAATCCATAGTAAGAAGCGAAATGAAAAAATCTATGATGAGAGAAGCAAGAAGCGTTGCTTCAGTCATGCGTCTCCAATTTCACGACTGTTTCGTCAAT GGATGTGACGCATCTGTGTTGCTTGACGACACACCAAACATGCTTGGTGAGAAACTCGCACTTTCCAACATCAATTCTCTTAGATCTTTCGAAGTCATTGACAATATTAAAGAAGCTTTGGAGAAAGCTTGTCCTGGTACTGTCTCTTGTGCCGACATCGTTATCATGGCCTCTCGTGACGCCGTTGCTCTT ACAGGAGGACCAAATTGGGAGGTGAAGCTTGGGAGGAAAGACAGTTTAACAGCGAGTCAGAAAGATTCAGACGATATAATGCCGAGTCCAAGAGCCAACGCTACATACTTGATCGATCTCTTCCAAAGATTCAATCTCTCTGTTAAAGACATGGTGGCTTTATCCGGGTCACACTCGATTGGTCAAGCTCGGTGTTTTTCTATCATGTTCAGACTTTATAACCAATCAGGGTCTGGTAAACCGGATCCAGCTCTCGAACCGGGTTACCGTACCAAGCTTGACAAGCTTTGTCCTTTGAGTGTAGACCAGAACGTGACAGGAGATCTAGACGCAACGCCTCATGTTTTTGATAACATGTACTTTAAAGACTTGGTTTCAGGGAGAGGGTTTCTCAACTCTGACCAGACTTTGTACACGACTCCTGAGACGAGAGAGTATGTGAAGATGTTTAGCGAGGACCAAGGCGAGTTCTTCAAGGCGTTTCAGGAAGGGATGGTTAAGATGGGTGATTTGCAATCTGGGAGACCCGGAGAGATTAGGTCTAACTGCAGGGTTGCTAACAGAAGGCCTATTGATGCATGGCTTGTATCTTGA